Proteins encoded within one genomic window of bacterium:
- the lepB gene encoding signal peptidase I has protein sequence MNTREIRRALFEFLKTLVIAFVLAQLIMTSVAQAFQVEQYSMEPNLLPRDRVLVNKFVYHFRPPRAGEIVVLHPPIDPRRNYIKRVVAVPGQTVRIHDAHVYVDGRMLQEAYLRVPTDGTYGPARVPARQIFVLGDNRDNSEDSRAFGFVPDSNLVGEAILIYWPVDRLRLLR, from the coding sequence ATGAACACGCGGGAGATCCGCCGCGCGCTTTTCGAATTTCTCAAGACGCTCGTGATCGCGTTCGTGCTCGCGCAGCTGATCATGACGTCCGTCGCGCAAGCCTTCCAGGTGGAGCAATACTCCATGGAACCCAACCTGTTGCCGCGCGACCGGGTCCTCGTCAACAAGTTCGTCTACCACTTCCGTCCGCCGCGCGCGGGCGAGATCGTCGTGTTACATCCGCCGATCGATCCCAGGCGTAACTACATCAAGCGCGTCGTCGCGGTGCCCGGCCAGACCGTGCGGATCCACGACGCGCACGTCTACGTCGACGGCCGGATGCTTCAGGAGGCCTACCTGCGTGTGCCGACCGACGGGACATACGGCCCGGCACGGGTACCGGCCCGCCAGATCTTCGTGTTGGGCGACAATCGCGACAACAGCGAAGACAGCCGGGCGTTTGGGTTCGTGCCAGACAGCAATCTCGTCGGGGAGGCGATCCTGATCTACTGGCCCGTGGACCGGCTGCGTTTGCTGCGGTAG
- a CDS encoding xanthine dehydrogenase family protein subunit M gives MIPAAFEYHAPTTVKEAIGLLQEHGDDAKVLAGGHSLLPIMKFRLAQPKIVVDIGRIPGLDGIKAAGDTIAIGALVTHDTVEHSDVLKAKCPLLPEAAGLIGDMQVRNRGTIGGSLAHADPAADYPGAMLALDAQIVATGPKGSRTIAARDFFVELLTTALAPAEIITEVRVPVLGKGTGTAYVKHAHPASGYAVVGVAVVLSVSGGKCQKVAVGVNGVSGKAYRATAVEKALTGQALDEKTVAAASAHAAQGADTQGDLYASSEFRAHLASVYVKRAVLKAAERAK, from the coding sequence ATGATTCCTGCAGCGTTTGAATACCACGCGCCAACGACCGTGAAGGAGGCGATCGGGCTGCTGCAAGAGCACGGAGACGACGCCAAGGTGCTCGCCGGCGGCCACAGCCTGCTTCCGATCATGAAGTTCCGGCTCGCGCAGCCGAAAATCGTGGTGGACATCGGCCGCATCCCGGGGCTGGATGGGATCAAGGCCGCGGGCGACACGATCGCGATCGGCGCGCTTGTGACCCACGACACCGTGGAGCACAGCGACGTGCTCAAGGCCAAGTGCCCGCTCCTGCCGGAGGCCGCGGGGCTCATCGGCGACATGCAGGTGCGGAACCGCGGCACGATCGGCGGGTCCCTGGCGCACGCCGATCCCGCCGCCGACTATCCGGGGGCGATGCTCGCGCTGGACGCGCAGATCGTGGCCACCGGGCCGAAGGGATCCCGCACGATCGCGGCGCGGGACTTCTTCGTCGAGTTGCTCACGACCGCGCTCGCGCCGGCGGAGATCATCACCGAGGTGCGGGTTCCCGTGCTCGGCAAGGGCACCGGCACGGCGTATGTGAAGCATGCGCACCCGGCCAGCGGATACGCGGTCGTGGGCGTGGCGGTCGTGCTGTCGGTAAGCGGCGGGAAGTGCCAGAAGGTGGCGGTCGGCGTCAACGGCGTCTCGGGCAAAGCGTACCGCGCCACTGCGGTCGAGAAGGCGCTCACGGGGCAGGCGCTTGACGAGAAGACCGTGGCGGCCGCCTCGGCCCACGCCGCGCAGGGTGCGGACACGCAAGGCGATCTCTATGCCTCGAGCGAATTCCGCGCGCATCTTGCGTCGGTGTACGTGAAGCGCGCGGTCCTGAAGGCGGCGGAGCGCGCGAAGTAG
- a CDS encoding xanthine dehydrogenase family protein molybdopterin-binding subunit, whose product MAVSKLFGASIKRREDPRLITGQATYTDDLQLPGMLHAQIVRSPHAHARIVRVDAAAARRHPGVVAVYTGKDLAGKLNPIPTAWLVPNADLKTPPHPALAVDVVRYVGDGVAVVVAESLYAARDAAALVQVQYAHLPAVVDQEQAVRDGAPQVHADVPRNVAFTWRVAGGDADQAFAEAKRDGVVVTQRFVNQRLIPNAMETRGVVARYNSGAGELTVWYTTQNPHIARFLMSVVTGIPEQKVRVIAPEVGGGFGSKIPFYADEAVVVFCARETGHPVKWVEDRRENYVATIHGRDHITDLEIAARKDGTITALRGKTWANLGAYLSTAAPGVPTILHGLILTGCYAIPNLSYEVLGVFTNTSPVDAYRGAGRPEATYLIERMVDLVAGALKMDPADVRRRNFIKREQFPYTTVEGLTYDSGDYHPALSKALELIGYEKIRDFQKQGPKDNRYLGVGLSTYVEICGLGPSAVAGAVGFQGGLWESATVRLHPTGKATVFTGASPHGQGEETTFAQIVAEELGLPIEDIDVVHGDTGAIAMGWGTYGSRTTVVGGAAIVLAARRVKEKAGKIAAHMLEASEADITFDQGRFSVRGSPDRSKTIQEVTLAAYLAWSLPAGVEPSLEASAFYDPSNFTFPFGTHIAAVKVNADTGEVELRHYVAVDDCGRVINPLIVDGQVHGGLVQGIAQALWEGAVYSPEGQLLTGSMMDYAVPRAHMFPMFTTARTETPSPHNPLGVKGVGETGTIASTPAVVNAVLDALRPLGVTHLDMPLTPQRIWNAIHATTRR is encoded by the coding sequence ATGGCCGTCAGCAAATTGTTCGGGGCAAGCATCAAGCGCCGGGAAGATCCCCGGCTGATCACGGGACAGGCGACCTACACCGATGATCTGCAGCTACCGGGCATGCTGCACGCGCAGATCGTGCGGAGCCCACACGCCCACGCCCGGATCGTTCGCGTGGACGCCGCGGCGGCGCGGCGGCATCCGGGAGTCGTGGCCGTCTACACGGGGAAGGACCTCGCAGGCAAGCTGAACCCGATCCCCACGGCGTGGCTGGTGCCGAACGCGGATCTCAAGACACCGCCGCATCCAGCGCTCGCGGTGGATGTGGTGCGCTACGTCGGGGACGGCGTCGCCGTCGTGGTGGCGGAGAGCCTGTACGCTGCGCGCGACGCCGCGGCCCTGGTGCAGGTGCAATACGCACACCTCCCGGCGGTGGTGGACCAGGAACAGGCGGTGCGAGACGGCGCGCCACAAGTTCACGCGGACGTTCCGCGGAACGTCGCGTTCACGTGGCGTGTCGCGGGCGGCGACGCTGACCAGGCGTTCGCCGAGGCGAAGCGTGACGGGGTCGTGGTCACGCAGCGGTTCGTGAATCAGCGGTTGATCCCGAACGCGATGGAAACACGCGGCGTCGTCGCGCGGTACAACAGCGGCGCCGGTGAGCTGACCGTTTGGTATACGACCCAGAACCCTCACATCGCGCGGTTCCTGATGTCCGTCGTCACGGGGATCCCCGAGCAGAAGGTCCGGGTGATCGCTCCCGAGGTCGGCGGAGGGTTCGGGAGCAAGATCCCGTTCTACGCCGACGAGGCGGTCGTGGTGTTCTGTGCGCGCGAGACGGGGCACCCGGTGAAGTGGGTCGAGGATCGCCGCGAGAACTACGTCGCGACGATTCACGGCCGCGATCACATCACCGACCTTGAGATCGCGGCGCGGAAGGACGGCACGATCACGGCACTTCGGGGCAAGACGTGGGCCAATCTGGGCGCGTACCTCTCGACCGCCGCGCCGGGTGTGCCCACGATCCTGCACGGCCTGATCCTCACGGGGTGCTACGCGATTCCGAACCTGTCGTACGAAGTGCTCGGCGTGTTCACGAACACGTCGCCGGTGGACGCGTACCGCGGCGCCGGTCGCCCCGAGGCGACCTACCTGATCGAGCGGATGGTCGATCTCGTCGCGGGCGCGCTGAAGATGGATCCCGCGGATGTCCGCCGGAGGAATTTCATCAAGCGCGAGCAGTTCCCGTACACGACCGTCGAGGGACTGACATACGACAGCGGGGACTATCACCCCGCGCTCTCCAAGGCGCTCGAGCTGATCGGGTACGAGAAGATCCGGGACTTTCAGAAACAAGGGCCGAAGGACAACCGCTATCTGGGCGTCGGACTGAGCACGTACGTGGAGATCTGTGGGCTCGGTCCGTCGGCGGTCGCCGGCGCGGTCGGCTTCCAGGGCGGGCTGTGGGAGAGCGCCACGGTGCGTCTCCACCCGACCGGCAAGGCGACCGTGTTCACCGGCGCGTCGCCGCACGGGCAGGGGGAGGAGACGACGTTCGCGCAGATCGTCGCAGAGGAGCTTGGCCTGCCGATCGAAGACATCGACGTGGTGCACGGCGACACCGGCGCGATCGCGATGGGGTGGGGGACCTACGGGAGCCGCACGACGGTCGTCGGTGGCGCCGCGATCGTACTCGCCGCGCGCCGGGTGAAGGAGAAGGCGGGGAAGATCGCGGCACACATGCTCGAGGCGTCCGAGGCGGACATCACGTTCGACCAGGGCCGTTTCTCTGTCAGGGGGAGCCCGGACCGGTCGAAGACGATCCAGGAGGTCACGCTCGCGGCGTACCTTGCGTGGAGCCTGCCGGCGGGCGTCGAACCGTCGCTCGAGGCGTCGGCGTTCTACGATCCGTCGAACTTCACCTTCCCGTTCGGGACGCATATTGCCGCGGTCAAGGTCAACGCGGATACCGGCGAGGTCGAGTTGCGGCACTACGTGGCCGTCGACGACTGCGGCCGGGTCATCAATCCGCTGATCGTCGACGGGCAGGTCCACGGCGGGCTCGTACAGGGGATTGCGCAGGCCCTGTGGGAGGGTGCCGTCTACAGCCCAGAGGGGCAGTTGTTGACCGGTTCCATGATGGACTACGCGGTGCCGAGGGCGCACATGTTCCCGATGTTCACGACCGCGCGCACCGAGACGCCGTCGCCGCACAACCCGCTCGGCGTGAAGGGCGTGGGGGAAACCGGCACGATCGCGAGCACGCCGGCCGTCGTCAACGCGGTGCTCGACGCGCTGCGCCCCCTCGGCGTCACACACCTGGACATGCCGCTGACGCCGCAGCGGATCTGGAACGCGATTCACGCAACGACCCGGAGGTGA
- a CDS encoding (2Fe-2S)-binding protein: MKRTVKITVNGVTHTNEVEPRLLLVHYIREVLGLTGTHIGCDTTNCGACTVLMNGKAVKSCTLLAVQADGAQFTTVEGLAKDGQLHPIQEGFWEEHGLQCGFCTPGMMLTAVDLLQRIPNPTEEQIRWGIDGNLCRCTGYQHIVNSIQYAAKKLRGETPGKVAR; the protein is encoded by the coding sequence GTGAAGCGGACGGTCAAGATCACGGTGAACGGCGTTACGCACACCAACGAGGTCGAGCCGCGCCTCTTGTTGGTGCACTACATTCGCGAGGTCCTCGGGCTGACCGGGACCCACATCGGATGCGACACGACGAACTGCGGCGCGTGTACCGTCCTGATGAACGGCAAGGCCGTCAAGTCGTGCACGCTCCTCGCCGTCCAGGCCGACGGAGCCCAGTTCACGACGGTCGAAGGCCTCGCCAAGGATGGGCAGCTCCATCCGATCCAGGAGGGATTCTGGGAGGAGCACGGGCTGCAGTGCGGATTCTGCACGCCTGGCATGATGTTGACCGCGGTGGATCTGCTCCAGCGCATCCCCAATCCGACCGAGGAGCAGATCCGATGGGGGATCGACGGCAATCTCTGTCGCTGCACCGGGTACCAGCACATCGTCAACTCGATACAGTACGCGGCCAAGAAACTTCGGGGCGAGACTCCAGGCAAAGTCGCGCGGTAG
- a CDS encoding RidA family protein, protein MTRQQVSAGAVWGPRVGYSRAVRAGNMIFVAGTAAADPHGNAIAPGDAYAQTKDVLGRIERAIRELGGTMRDVVQTRIFVTDIGRWEEVGRAHGEVFGQIRPVTSMVEVRALIAPGMLVEVEAVALLEP, encoded by the coding sequence ATGACTCGACAGCAGGTGTCGGCCGGGGCGGTTTGGGGTCCCAGAGTCGGGTACTCGCGCGCCGTGCGCGCCGGCAACATGATCTTCGTGGCCGGGACCGCGGCGGCGGATCCGCATGGGAACGCGATCGCGCCCGGAGACGCGTACGCGCAAACCAAAGACGTGCTCGGCCGGATCGAGCGCGCGATCCGCGAGCTCGGCGGGACGATGCGGGACGTGGTCCAGACGCGCATCTTCGTGACCGACATCGGCCGTTGGGAGGAGGTCGGCCGCGCGCACGGCGAGGTGTTCGGGCAGATCCGCCCGGTCACGAGCATGGTCGAGGTTCGCGCGCTGATCGCGCCGGGGATGCTGGTTGAGGTCGAGGCGGTCGCGTTGCTCGAGCCGTAA